From Opitutia bacterium, a single genomic window includes:
- the lipB gene encoding lipoyl(octanoyl) transferase LipB: MADQPPATAPVLPLDLVDWGRTAYADAWRRQEELVAARNDGRAPDTLVFTEHNPVFTMGVRRGAEANLLWQQAELARRGIEVITTNRGGDITYHGPGQVVGYPIVNLAPRKDLHAYLRFLEDVMIASVARFGLTAGRNPGKTGIWIEKRKIAAIGVAVKKWTTFHGFALNVNTDLTPFTGIIPCGITAADGTVTSLQLELGRTVDLADVKAALAAEFRARLPAFFAGATA; the protein is encoded by the coding sequence ATGGCCGATCAGCCGCCCGCCACCGCACCGGTGCTCCCCCTCGACCTCGTCGACTGGGGCCGCACCGCATATGCGGACGCGTGGCGGCGGCAGGAGGAACTCGTCGCGGCGCGCAACGACGGCCGCGCGCCCGACACGCTCGTCTTCACGGAGCACAACCCCGTCTTCACGATGGGCGTGCGCCGCGGCGCCGAGGCCAATCTTCTTTGGCAACAAGCCGAACTCGCCCGCCGCGGCATCGAAGTCATCACGACCAACCGCGGCGGCGACATCACCTACCACGGTCCCGGCCAAGTCGTCGGTTACCCGATCGTGAACCTCGCCCCACGCAAAGACCTGCACGCCTACCTGCGTTTCCTCGAGGACGTGATGATCGCCAGCGTGGCGCGCTTCGGCCTCACCGCCGGCCGGAATCCCGGCAAAACCGGCATCTGGATCGAGAAGCGCAAAATCGCCGCCATCGGCGTCGCCGTGAAAAAATGGACGACGTTCCACGGCTTCGCGCTGAACGTGAACACCGACCTCACCCCCTTCACCGGCATCATCCCCTGCGGTATCACCGCCGCCGACGGCACCGTCACGTCGCTGCAGCTCGAGCTCGGCCGCACCGTCGACCTCGCGGACGTGAAGGCCGCGCTCGCCGCCGAGTTCCGTGCGCGTCTGCCGGCGTTCTTCGCAGGCGCCACCGCATGA
- a CDS encoding ABC transporter ATP-binding protein gives MSDSTPVLRAAGVRKNYRSGDATLEVLRGVDLAIAAGESVSIRGESGSGKSTLLNLLAGLDRPDAGEIFWGAESTAKLTLGELTARRGRFLGMVFQAYYLIPEIDAFANVLMGARMLGSPTAAQRERASALLKRVGLADRAHHVPAHLSGGERQRVAVARALMNRPPLLLADEPTGNLDERTGDEVISLLLQVCAEEQTALVLVTHNAAHAAKTQRQLFLHQGQWRG, from the coding sequence GTGAGTGATTCCACCCCAGTCCTGCGCGCCGCCGGCGTGCGTAAGAACTATCGCAGCGGCGACGCGACACTCGAGGTCTTGCGCGGCGTCGATCTGGCCATCGCCGCAGGCGAGAGCGTCTCGATCCGCGGCGAGTCCGGCTCGGGCAAAAGCACACTGCTCAATCTGCTGGCCGGTCTCGATCGGCCGGACGCGGGCGAAATTTTCTGGGGCGCGGAGTCGACGGCGAAGCTCACGCTGGGCGAACTCACCGCGCGTCGCGGCCGGTTCCTCGGCATGGTTTTTCAGGCGTATTACCTGATCCCGGAGATCGACGCGTTCGCAAACGTGCTCATGGGCGCGCGCATGCTCGGTTCGCCGACCGCCGCGCAGCGCGAGCGCGCGTCCGCGTTGCTGAAACGAGTGGGTCTCGCCGACCGCGCGCATCACGTGCCGGCGCACCTCTCCGGCGGCGAGCGTCAGCGGGTGGCGGTCGCGCGTGCGCTGATGAATCGTCCGCCGTTGCTGTTGGCCGACGAGCCGACCGGCAATCTCGACGAGCGCACCGGCGACGAGGTGATCAGCTTGTTGCTTCAGGTGTGCGCCGAGGAGCAAACGGCGCTGGTGCTCGTGACGCACAATGCCGCCCACGCCGCGAAGACACAGCGGCAGCTGTTCCTGCATCAGGGACAGTGGCGCGGGTGA
- a CDS encoding tetratricopeptide repeat protein translates to MSEPAFAPAPLGRRVRLGLALLLLAILAAWSNSFAVPFLFDDVTSLGANESIRHLWPLVPGPLAPPVGGDTVSGRPLLNLTFALSYAASGQAVWSYHALNLAIHAAAALLLFGLVRRTLQTAPLRDRFGAAADWLALAIAAVWALHPLQTESVTYLSQRAESLAALLAFATLYAFVRGWFVAAFLACLGGMAAKETTVVVPILAALYARCFLAANWRDTWRQFRMPLLALASTWLLLAALLAIFGNRGGTAGLGTASALDYLLAQPATILRYVRLACWPHPLVFDYGQRTPDFDADALAALVTLLALFAATLWALARRPTLGFLGAAFFLLLAPSSSVVPVASQFAAEHRLYAALALLVTLAVLASYRAIGRNAVFVFLAFALVAGAATHLRNRVYQSDLALWSDVIAKAPRNARAWVNHGLALEAAGRSAEALDSFANAVALEPVFPFAHNNYGQALLRAGKTSDALREFELAIAQNPRLAAAHFNRANVLLALGRTDETIAGFEAALRLQPKLTDARLNLGSALHRARRYAEAEALNRALLAEQPDSVAAHCNLASTLFATRREAEALEHLARATTLAPDNLTARVNFGTALAVIGRPAEAVAQFRAATELRSDDPGLLLNYAAVLAQSGDTAAARATLDRVLILQPQNADARRLREQLR, encoded by the coding sequence ATGAGCGAACCGGCGTTCGCTCCCGCGCCACTCGGTCGCCGCGTGCGCCTCGGGCTAGCGTTGCTGCTGCTCGCCATCCTCGCCGCTTGGAGCAACAGCTTCGCGGTGCCGTTCCTGTTTGACGACGTCACGTCGCTCGGCGCGAACGAATCCATCCGCCACCTCTGGCCCCTCGTGCCGGGCCCGCTCGCGCCGCCCGTCGGTGGCGACACTGTTTCCGGCCGGCCGCTGCTCAACCTCACTTTCGCGCTGAGCTACGCGGCCAGCGGCCAAGCGGTCTGGAGCTATCACGCCCTCAATCTTGCGATCCACGCCGCGGCCGCGCTGCTGCTGTTCGGACTCGTCCGCCGCACGCTGCAAACCGCGCCGCTCCGCGACCGCTTCGGCGCCGCGGCGGATTGGCTGGCGCTCGCGATCGCCGCGGTTTGGGCGCTGCATCCGCTGCAGACGGAATCCGTCACCTATCTCTCCCAACGCGCCGAGTCGCTCGCCGCGCTCCTCGCGTTCGCCACGCTTTACGCCTTCGTGCGCGGCTGGTTCGTCGCCGCGTTCCTCGCGTGCCTCGGCGGGATGGCGGCCAAGGAAACCACCGTCGTGGTGCCAATCCTCGCCGCGCTCTACGCGCGCTGTTTTCTCGCCGCGAATTGGCGCGACACGTGGCGGCAGTTCCGCATGCCGTTGCTCGCACTCGCGTCCACCTGGCTGCTGCTCGCCGCGCTGCTGGCGATCTTCGGTAACCGCGGTGGCACGGCCGGACTCGGCACTGCGTCCGCGCTGGACTACCTTCTCGCGCAACCCGCCACGATCCTCCGCTACGTGCGCCTCGCCTGCTGGCCCCACCCGCTCGTCTTCGACTACGGCCAACGCACGCCGGATTTCGACGCCGACGCGCTCGCCGCCCTCGTAACGTTGCTCGCGCTTTTCGCCGCGACGCTCTGGGCGCTCGCGCGGCGGCCCACGCTCGGCTTTCTCGGCGCCGCGTTCTTTCTCCTGCTCGCGCCGAGTTCAAGCGTCGTGCCGGTCGCTTCGCAGTTCGCCGCCGAGCACCGCCTCTACGCGGCGCTCGCGTTGCTGGTGACACTCGCCGTCCTCGCGAGCTACCGCGCCATCGGCCGGAACGCTGTCTTCGTCTTCCTTGCCTTCGCCCTCGTTGCCGGCGCCGCGACGCACCTGCGCAACCGCGTCTACCAATCCGACCTCGCGCTCTGGTCGGACGTCATCGCGAAGGCCCCGCGCAACGCCCGCGCGTGGGTCAACCACGGCCTCGCGCTCGAAGCCGCCGGCCGTTCCGCCGAGGCGCTCGACTCCTTCGCCAACGCCGTCGCGCTCGAACCGGTTTTTCCCTTCGCGCACAACAACTACGGCCAGGCGCTCCTGCGCGCGGGCAAAACCAGCGACGCGCTGCGCGAATTCGAGTTGGCGATCGCGCAAAATCCCCGGCTCGCCGCCGCGCACTTCAACCGCGCCAACGTCCTGCTCGCGCTCGGCCGCACCGACGAGACGATCGCCGGCTTCGAAGCCGCGCTGCGCCTCCAGCCCAAGCTGACCGACGCGCGTCTCAACCTCGGTAGCGCGCTCCACCGCGCCCGCCGCTACGCCGAGGCCGAAGCGCTCAACCGCGCCCTGCTCGCCGAGCAACCCGACTCCGTCGCCGCGCATTGCAACCTCGCGAGCACGCTCTTCGCCACGCGCCGTGAAGCCGAAGCCCTCGAACATCTCGCCCGCGCCACCACCCTCGCGCCCGACAACCTCACCGCGCGCGTCAACTTCGGCACCGCGCTCGCCGTCATCGGCCGGCCCGCGGAGGCCGTCGCGCAGTTCCGCGCCGCGACGGAGTTGCGCAGCGACGATCCGGGCTTGTTGCTCAACTACGCTGCCGTGCTCGCGCAATCCGGCGATACCGCCGCCGCGCGCGCCACGCTCGACCGCGTCCTAATTCTCCAGCCGCAAAACGCCGACGCCCGACGCCTGCGCGAGCAACTCCGTTGA
- a CDS encoding Gfo/Idh/MocA family oxidoreductase, with amino-acid sequence MAKPKIKCGVAGVGSLGQHHARIYAALPNAELVGIFETSDARAAEICAKHNCRRFATLAELGAACEAVSVVVPTDRHEEVALPLLAAGCHLLIEKPLCASLDEAERVLAAAQKAGRIVQVGHIEHFNPVMAFLEKHADHPQYITTERLAPYTTRGTEVGVVLDLMIHDIGIVLALVKSPIRKIDSVGINVLSKTEDIANARIEFENGCVANLSASRMALKKNREIRLFQDNAYLSLDFMNQKGHLVKKSDIIAYGVKLKIGLAKAGDASSIPVHEIPIEKGEPLAIELAHFLESVGETKQPKVGAALGKSALEVAITITDQIRKAKKG; translated from the coding sequence ATGGCAAAGCCAAAGATCAAGTGCGGCGTCGCGGGTGTCGGTTCCCTCGGCCAACACCATGCGCGCATCTACGCGGCGCTCCCGAACGCCGAACTCGTCGGCATCTTCGAAACGAGCGACGCGCGTGCCGCGGAGATTTGCGCGAAGCACAACTGCCGGCGCTTCGCCACGCTCGCCGAACTCGGCGCGGCGTGCGAAGCGGTCAGCGTCGTCGTGCCGACAGACCGTCACGAGGAGGTCGCGCTGCCGCTGTTGGCCGCGGGTTGCCACCTGCTGATCGAGAAACCGCTGTGCGCCTCGCTCGACGAAGCCGAGCGCGTGCTCGCCGCCGCGCAGAAGGCCGGGCGCATCGTGCAGGTTGGGCACATCGAGCATTTCAACCCGGTGATGGCGTTCCTGGAGAAGCACGCCGATCACCCGCAATACATCACGACCGAGCGCCTCGCGCCCTACACGACGCGCGGCACGGAGGTGGGCGTCGTGCTCGACCTGATGATCCACGACATCGGCATCGTGCTCGCGCTCGTGAAGTCGCCGATCCGCAAGATCGACAGCGTCGGCATCAACGTGCTGTCGAAGACCGAGGACATTGCGAACGCGCGCATCGAGTTTGAGAACGGCTGCGTGGCGAACCTCAGCGCGTCGCGCATGGCCCTGAAGAAGAACCGCGAGATCCGCCTCTTCCAGGACAACGCCTACCTCTCGCTCGATTTCATGAACCAGAAGGGGCACCTGGTAAAGAAGAGCGACATCATCGCTTACGGCGTGAAACTGAAGATCGGCCTCGCGAAGGCCGGCGACGCGTCGTCGATCCCGGTGCATGAAATCCCGATCGAAAAGGGCGAGCCGCTCGCGATCGAGCTGGCGCACTTCCTCGAGAGCGTCGGCGAGACGAAGCAACCCAAGGTCGGCGCCGCGCTCGGCAAGTCCGCCCTCGAGGTCGCGATCACGATCACGGACCAGATCCGGAAGGCGAAGAAGGGGTAG
- the lipA gene encoding lipoyl synthase, which produces MTPTSRKPDWLRAKLPSGPGYKATRALVETNKLHTVCQSAQCPNIGECWSRGTATVMILGNICTRSCNFCAIQVGRPTEFDLGEPARVADAVAKMGLRHCVITSVARDDLKDGGASVWAATIRATKYKSPQCAIEVLVPDFKGNMDQVDIVLDAKPDIFNHNVETVERLQRPVRVQARYDRSRSVLRHAKSRGFTTKTGIMLGLGETQDEIAQTIRDIASDKTDILTIGQYLQPTPQHWKIDRWVPPEEFAHWKKFGLELGIGVIESGPLVRSSYHADEQSQKYTGVEHLNTSNALAESR; this is translated from the coding sequence ATGACTCCCACCTCGCGCAAACCCGACTGGCTCCGCGCCAAGCTGCCCTCCGGCCCCGGCTACAAGGCCACCCGCGCGCTCGTGGAGACGAACAAACTCCACACGGTTTGCCAGTCCGCGCAGTGCCCGAACATCGGCGAGTGCTGGTCGCGCGGCACCGCGACCGTGATGATCCTCGGCAACATCTGCACGCGCTCCTGTAACTTCTGCGCGATCCAAGTCGGCCGCCCGACGGAGTTCGACCTCGGCGAGCCCGCGCGCGTCGCCGACGCCGTCGCCAAGATGGGCCTACGCCACTGCGTCATCACCTCCGTTGCCCGCGACGACCTGAAGGACGGCGGCGCCAGCGTCTGGGCCGCGACCATCCGCGCCACGAAATACAAGAGCCCGCAATGTGCGATCGAGGTTCTCGTTCCCGACTTCAAGGGCAACATGGACCAGGTCGACATCGTCCTCGACGCCAAGCCCGACATCTTCAACCACAACGTCGAAACCGTGGAACGCCTCCAGCGCCCGGTGCGCGTGCAGGCTCGCTACGACCGCAGCCGCTCCGTGCTGCGCCACGCGAAGAGCCGCGGCTTCACGACGAAGACCGGCATCATGCTCGGCCTCGGCGAGACGCAGGACGAGATCGCGCAGACGATCCGCGACATCGCGAGCGACAAGACCGACATTCTCACCATCGGCCAGTATCTCCAGCCCACGCCGCAACACTGGAAGATCGACCGCTGGGTGCCGCCGGAGGAATTCGCGCACTGGAAAAAATTCGGCCTTGAGCTCGGCATCGGCGTCATCGAATCCGGCCCGCTCGTGCGCTCCAGTTACCACGCCGACGAGCAGTCGCAGAAATACACCGGCGTCGAGCACCTGAACACGTCGAACGCGCTCGCCGAGTCGCGCTGA
- the lysS gene encoding lysine--tRNA ligase, which produces MSENQQDITHDQFAVRRQKLQEMRAGGFDPFQANAAQTHFSQDAKALYVDGQDYAATVSVAGRLVTFRVQGGSSFVKIQDQHGQIQLYFRKDVLGEDRYGVFKKQLDLGDIIGVTGALFKTKTGEITVRVDAFTLVSKALRPLPEKWHGLTDPEQVYRQRYLDLIVNAESRARLMLRSKIVASIRSTLAKRSFFEVETPVLEGVAGGAAARPFTTHHNALGADFFLRIALELRLKRLLVGGYDRVFEIGRVFRNEGVSRKHNPEFTMLEVYQAYSDFGGMMELLKAIFADLCRDVIGATEIKHAASGQMINFAGEWRSVRYFDLIDETAGFALSSFRGKPEYREKAIEACAKLGLEVHAGWETHEVVNEIFGKKIEPTLIQPTFVTHLPKELCPLAKLNKEDPGLIDVFECIIGGMEVAPAYSEQNDPFVQREMFEKQVGEEKQNLDNDFLLALEHGMPPAGGMGVGIDRLCILLTGAESIRDVILFPSLRPTTASQA; this is translated from the coding sequence ATGAGCGAGAACCAGCAGGACATCACTCACGACCAGTTCGCCGTGCGGCGCCAAAAGCTGCAGGAAATGCGCGCGGGCGGCTTCGATCCGTTCCAGGCCAACGCCGCGCAGACGCACTTCTCGCAGGACGCCAAAGCGCTCTACGTCGATGGGCAGGATTACGCGGCGACCGTCTCGGTCGCCGGTCGCCTCGTGACGTTCCGCGTGCAGGGCGGCAGCTCGTTCGTGAAGATTCAGGACCAGCATGGTCAGATCCAGCTCTATTTCCGCAAGGACGTGCTCGGCGAGGACCGCTACGGCGTGTTCAAGAAGCAGCTCGATCTCGGGGACATCATCGGCGTGACCGGCGCGTTGTTCAAAACCAAGACCGGCGAAATCACGGTGCGCGTCGATGCGTTCACGCTCGTGTCGAAGGCGCTGCGTCCGCTCCCGGAGAAGTGGCACGGTCTCACGGATCCCGAGCAGGTTTACCGTCAGCGTTACCTCGACCTGATCGTCAACGCCGAGTCGCGCGCGCGGCTCATGCTGCGCAGCAAGATCGTGGCGAGCATCCGCTCGACGCTGGCGAAGCGCAGCTTCTTCGAAGTCGAGACGCCGGTGCTCGAAGGCGTGGCGGGCGGCGCGGCGGCGCGGCCGTTCACGACGCACCACAACGCGCTCGGCGCGGACTTCTTCCTGCGCATCGCGCTCGAGCTGCGCCTGAAGCGCCTGCTCGTCGGCGGCTACGACCGCGTGTTCGAGATCGGCCGCGTGTTCCGCAACGAGGGCGTCTCGCGCAAGCACAACCCCGAGTTCACCATGCTAGAGGTTTATCAGGCTTACTCGGATTTTGGCGGCATGATGGAGCTGCTCAAGGCGATCTTCGCCGACCTGTGCCGCGACGTGATCGGCGCGACGGAGATCAAGCACGCGGCGAGCGGCCAGATGATCAACTTCGCCGGCGAGTGGCGCAGCGTGCGCTATTTCGACCTGATCGACGAGACGGCGGGCTTCGCGCTCAGCTCATTCCGCGGGAAGCCCGAGTATCGCGAGAAGGCGATCGAAGCCTGCGCGAAGCTCGGGCTCGAAGTCCACGCCGGGTGGGAAACCCACGAGGTGGTGAACGAGATTTTCGGCAAGAAGATCGAGCCGACGCTGATCCAGCCGACCTTCGTCACGCATCTGCCGAAGGAGCTGTGCCCGCTCGCCAAGTTAAACAAGGAAGACCCGGGCCTGATCGACGTCTTCGAGTGCATCATTGGCGGCATGGAAGTGGCGCCGGCGTATTCGGAGCAGAACGATCCGTTCGTGCAGCGCGAGATGTTCGAGAAGCAAGTCGGCGAGGAGAAGCAGAACCTCGACAACGATTTTCTCCTCGCACTCGAGCACGGCATGCCGCCCGCGGGCGGCATGGGCGTGGGCATCGACCGCCTCTGCATCTTGCTCACCGGCGCCGAGAGCATCCGTGACGTGATTCTCTTCCCGTCGCTCAGGCCCACGACTGCGTCGCAGGCCTGA
- a CDS encoding immunoglobulin domain-containing protein: MKLLLPLSRKFGSFASLCCVIISLGAHVALARGADPVYRWTTLAGRVTLGDEDGPALDARFNHPTGVAADLAGNLYVADTGNHTIRKITPQGVVSTFAGKSGESGAADGTGSAARFNAPRGVGVDADGYVYVADTGNHTIRKLTPAGVVSTLAGQAGKSGSTDGAATTVALLDAPDRLSVAPDGTIYLFNHGLRKISGGAVQTIQIPAQTTVIDGRTLAIGIHDCPAIDAQGRLYFWSFSGGSYPSEYWGFVATMDPSGQLSALPRLYDITLGTAKNTVFNDSAGNIYATFDYLRLASGEYQCAGASLVTRTAGTTAWFGTFEGDPTVPSGVAVAPDGHWYFTRTSDSAITRDRYEVYAGVPSGIQDGVGSRATFDSVSYLSIDSVGNIWVAEARRTFAPNMSNPSHQSSSLARKISPNGEVRTASAVGDYYYYHNPTGIAVDQADNIYLADSASGFATVYRIQPDGTRTSFPQGRLTWDSRSGLASDSHGNLWTFSSYDADKGPVYRMLRCLPMSVWQPVAGGTTAEIKDGIGEAARISRAYSLITDSSGNAVFLDATYDNNGNVQACFVRRVTPLGEVVTLSRDLAVKTTVNGVPTTRVPAGVALTKAGLFALLDSDSVRLSDGQGNETVIGGVPGVFGSRDGVGNKAGFLEPTAIRADAHDNLYVMDQLGTVLRKGEFLGYQPGIAAQPQSLTVATGGSAQFSVTAAATAPTPTYQWFFNNTAINGATTSTLTLSSVNAANAGDYTVVVANDLGSVTSNKATLTITGASTPPPTTPSSGGGSGGGGAPSVWFLFALLAAGIARRAGKQCLSPRQLRGS, from the coding sequence ATGAAACTCCTTCTTCCGCTTTCCCGAAAGTTCGGGTCTTTCGCCTCTCTGTGTTGCGTCATCATCTCGCTTGGCGCCCATGTCGCTCTCGCGCGCGGAGCAGACCCCGTCTATCGGTGGACCACCCTCGCCGGGCGCGTCACGCTCGGTGACGAGGACGGGCCCGCGTTGGACGCTCGCTTCAATCATCCCACCGGCGTCGCGGCAGACTTGGCCGGCAATCTCTATGTGGCGGACACCGGCAATCACACGATCCGCAAGATCACGCCACAAGGCGTCGTCTCCACTTTCGCCGGCAAGAGCGGCGAGTCCGGCGCGGCGGACGGCACGGGCAGCGCTGCGCGCTTCAACGCGCCCCGCGGCGTCGGGGTCGACGCCGATGGCTACGTCTATGTGGCCGACACCGGCAACCACACGATCCGCAAGCTCACCCCGGCCGGCGTGGTTTCCACGCTCGCCGGCCAAGCCGGCAAAAGCGGCTCGACCGACGGCGCGGCGACCACGGTTGCTCTCCTCGACGCGCCCGACCGACTCTCCGTCGCCCCCGACGGCACAATTTATCTGTTCAACCACGGGTTGCGGAAAATCTCCGGCGGTGCGGTCCAGACGATCCAGATCCCCGCGCAGACCACGGTGATTGACGGCCGGACGCTCGCGATCGGCATCCACGACTGCCCCGCCATCGACGCGCAAGGGCGTCTGTATTTCTGGAGCTTCTCCGGTGGGAGCTACCCCAGCGAATACTGGGGCTTCGTCGCCACGATGGATCCATCCGGCCAGCTCTCGGCCTTGCCGCGGCTCTATGACATCACTCTCGGGACCGCCAAGAACACCGTGTTCAACGATTCGGCGGGGAACATCTACGCGACGTTCGACTACCTGCGCCTCGCCTCGGGTGAATATCAATGCGCCGGCGCTTCTCTCGTCACCCGCACAGCCGGGACCACCGCGTGGTTCGGCACCTTCGAGGGAGACCCGACGGTGCCATCGGGCGTGGCGGTCGCCCCGGACGGACATTGGTATTTCACCCGCACGTCGGATTCCGCGATCACGCGCGACCGCTACGAGGTTTACGCCGGAGTCCCGAGCGGCATTCAAGACGGAGTGGGAAGCCGCGCCACGTTCGACAGCGTGTCCTACCTGAGCATCGACTCCGTCGGAAATATCTGGGTCGCGGAGGCGCGCAGAACGTTCGCCCCCAACATGAGCAACCCGTCGCACCAGTCGAGTTCGCTGGCGCGCAAAATTTCGCCGAACGGGGAGGTGAGAACGGCTTCGGCCGTCGGAGACTACTACTACTACCACAACCCCACTGGCATCGCCGTGGACCAGGCTGACAATATTTACCTGGCCGATTCCGCGAGCGGATTCGCCACGGTCTATCGCATTCAGCCCGACGGCACGCGCACCAGCTTTCCGCAGGGTCGCTTGACCTGGGATTCCAGAAGCGGACTGGCGTCCGACTCGCACGGCAATCTGTGGACCTTTTCCAGCTACGACGCGGACAAAGGACCTGTTTACCGCATGCTTCGCTGCCTCCCTATGAGCGTCTGGCAGCCCGTCGCCGGAGGCACCACAGCCGAGATCAAGGACGGCATAGGCGAGGCGGCCCGGATCAGCCGCGCTTACTCCCTCATCACGGACAGCAGCGGCAATGCTGTATTTCTCGACGCGACCTACGACAACAACGGCAACGTCCAGGCTTGCTTCGTGCGCCGGGTGACACCTCTCGGCGAAGTCGTCACGCTCAGCCGCGACCTCGCGGTCAAGACCACCGTGAACGGCGTCCCGACGACCCGCGTCCCCGCCGGCGTCGCGCTGACCAAGGCCGGCCTTTTCGCGTTGCTGGATTCCGACAGCGTGAGGCTGAGCGACGGTCAAGGGAACGAAACCGTGATCGGCGGAGTGCCGGGCGTGTTCGGTTCGCGCGACGGCGTGGGCAACAAGGCCGGGTTTCTCGAACCCACCGCCATCAGGGCCGACGCCCATGACAACCTCTACGTCATGGACCAGCTCGGCACGGTGCTGCGCAAAGGCGAGTTCCTCGGCTATCAGCCGGGCATCGCCGCACAACCACAAAGCCTGACGGTCGCCACCGGCGGCAGCGCGCAATTCTCCGTCACGGCCGCCGCGACCGCACCGACGCCGACCTATCAGTGGTTTTTCAACAACACGGCGATCAACGGAGCCACGACCAGCACGCTCACGCTTTCCTCCGTCAACGCCGCGAACGCCGGCGACTACACCGTCGTGGTCGCGAACGATTTGGGCAGCGTCACGAGCAACAAGGCCACACTCACCATCACCGGCGCATCGACTCCGCCGCCAACGACTCCCTCCAGCGGCGGCGGATCCGGAGGCGGTGGCGCGCCGAGTGTCTGGTTCCTGTTCGCGCTGCTTGCCGCCGGCATTGCCCGGCGTGCGGGAAAGCAATGCTTGTCGCCGCGCCAATTGCGCGGGTCATGA
- a CDS encoding ABC transporter permease — protein MPWPIYLALKQLFPTGRVSFFTLISILGVGLGVALMLVSTSVMGGFGHQIQRMIIDTQGEVQVRARGVLDQRSAGATEDALKKQPGVASFAPFAAGVVMLEFERRPAFPAITGFDVERMKEVIPLQKYLISGRLDDLDDDSVILSSILARSLGLRVGDTVSVYSPLMMERLKANEVLLPREVRVAGIFQIGHQQLDSSTVLCSLRLMQDLYGLGRTVHGYNVRLKPGADEYTVAAQLNDALPPQAYALTWFESNADFQAVLSFERNMIFFLLTFIIVVAAFSITSSLLMSVVRKTREIGLLAAMGGKARDVALCFCAQGLVIGAGGTAVGLGLGFALLHWRDDIVRLIARFTMGQEAFVKFYQFSSLPAHTTAKDVAIIVIFSLAAATLAGLIPAWRAARLKPVEALRSE, from the coding sequence ATGCCCTGGCCGATCTATCTCGCCCTCAAGCAGCTCTTCCCGACCGGGCGGGTGTCGTTCTTCACGCTGATTTCGATCCTCGGCGTCGGACTCGGCGTGGCGCTCATGCTCGTCTCGACGAGCGTCATGGGCGGCTTCGGCCACCAGATCCAGCGCATGATCATCGACACGCAAGGCGAGGTGCAGGTGCGCGCGCGGGGTGTGCTCGATCAACGTTCCGCGGGAGCGACCGAGGACGCGTTGAAGAAACAGCCCGGCGTCGCGAGCTTCGCGCCGTTCGCGGCGGGCGTGGTGATGCTCGAGTTCGAGCGCCGGCCGGCTTTCCCGGCGATCACGGGCTTCGACGTCGAACGGATGAAGGAAGTCATCCCGCTGCAGAAATACCTTATCTCCGGGCGGCTCGACGACCTCGACGACGACTCCGTGATTCTGAGCTCGATCCTCGCGCGCTCGCTCGGCTTGCGGGTCGGCGACACGGTGAGCGTCTACTCGCCGCTGATGATGGAGCGGTTGAAGGCCAACGAAGTTCTGCTCCCGCGCGAAGTGCGCGTCGCCGGCATTTTCCAGATCGGCCACCAGCAACTCGACAGCTCCACGGTGCTCTGCTCGCTGCGCCTGATGCAGGACCTCTACGGCCTCGGTCGCACGGTCCACGGCTACAACGTTCGCCTGAAGCCCGGCGCCGACGAATACACCGTGGCCGCGCAGCTCAACGACGCGCTGCCGCCGCAGGCCTACGCGCTGACTTGGTTCGAATCGAACGCCGACTTTCAGGCCGTGCTCAGCTTCGAGCGGAACATGATCTTTTTCCTGCTCACGTTCATCATCGTCGTCGCGGCGTTCTCGATTACGAGTTCGCTGCTGATGTCGGTCGTGCGCAAGACGCGCGAAATCGGCCTGCTCGCCGCGATGGGCGGCAAGGCGCGCGATGTCGCGCTCTGTTTCTGCGCGCAGGGCCTCGTCATCGGCGCGGGCGGCACGGCGGTCGGTCTCGGTCTCGGCTTCGCGTTGCTGCATTGGCGCGACGACATCGTGAGACTGATCGCGCGCTTCACGATGGGACAGGAGGCGTTCGTGAAGTTCTACCAATTCAGCTCGCTGCCCGCGCACACGACCGCGAAGGACGTGGCGATCATCGTCATCTTCTCGCTCGCGGCCGCAACGCTCGCCGGGCTCATCCCCGCGTGGCGCGCCGCGCGTCTGAAACCCGTGGAGGCTCTGCGCAGTGAGTGA